A genomic stretch from Aerococcaceae bacterium zg-1292 includes:
- a CDS encoding DUF896 family protein: protein MLEQQKISRLNELARKKKAEGLTEDELSEQAELRKEYIENLRSGFRNHIEGLKIVDEEGNDVTPEKVKAIQRKKGLHNRHLD, encoded by the coding sequence ATGTTAGAGCAACAAAAGATTTCACGTTTAAATGAATTAGCGCGTAAGAAAAAAGCTGAAGGATTAACTGAGGATGAGTTGTCTGAACAAGCAGAATTGAGAAAAGAATATATTGAAAATTTGCGTTCAGGTTTTAGAAATCATATTGAAGGATTGAAAATTGTTGATGAAGAAGGCAATGATGTGACTCCTGAAAAAGTTAAAGCAATTCAAAGAAAAAAAGGGTTACATAATCGTCATTTGGACTAA
- a CDS encoding YneF family protein, with amino-acid sequence MPTWGWLLVVLIAVIGGFVAGFFMARRYMMNYFKENPPIDERMITMMMTQMGQKPSRKKVQQIMQSMKVHQ; translated from the coding sequence ATGCCAACTTGGGGCTGGTTATTAGTTGTATTAATTGCTGTAATTGGAGGTTTTGTTGCGGGATTTTTCATGGCTCGTCGTTATATGATGAACTATTTTAAAGAAAATCCACCAATTGATGAGCGTATGATTACGATGATGATGACACAAATGGGTCAAAAACCATCTAGAAAAAAAGTACAACAAATTATGCAATCTATGAAAGTGCATCAGTAA
- the cysK gene encoding cysteine synthase A, with the protein MLYQNIADTIGNTPLVKLNFNETDSADIYVKVESFNPSGSVKDRATYYILQDLLSKGILEPGGTIVEATSGNTGIALSMMGAALGIKVVLVMPETMTVERRNLMAAFGAEIILTPGAEGMAGATSKAESLSKEFDAPIFGQFTNPANIKAHIETTAKEIITDLGHVDGFVAGVGTGGTVSGTAQGLKDNNTGTVVWAVEPEESALISKGSSGSHKIQGIGANFIPDNYDASVIDEVVTVSSEDALAMTRRLANEFGILAGISAGANVTAALRLAKSLGSGKKVVTVLPDTGERYLSVGIFNA; encoded by the coding sequence ATGTTATATCAAAATATTGCTGATACAATTGGAAATACTCCATTAGTTAAACTTAATTTTAATGAGACAGATAGTGCAGATATATATGTAAAAGTTGAAAGTTTTAATCCGAGTGGTAGCGTAAAAGACCGTGCGACTTATTATATTTTACAAGATTTGTTATCGAAAGGGATATTGGAGCCCGGTGGTACGATTGTTGAAGCGACAAGTGGTAATACGGGTATCGCTTTGTCAATGATGGGTGCTGCCTTAGGTATTAAAGTTGTTTTGGTTATGCCGGAGACAATGACGGTAGAGCGTCGTAATTTAATGGCTGCTTTTGGTGCTGAAATTATTTTAACACCCGGTGCTGAAGGAATGGCTGGTGCCACAAGTAAGGCTGAAAGTTTATCAAAAGAATTTGATGCTCCTATTTTTGGACAATTTACTAATCCTGCAAATATTAAAGCGCATATTGAGACAACTGCTAAAGAGATAATTACGGATTTAGGTCATGTTGATGGATTTGTTGCTGGCGTAGGGACCGGTGGTACTGTGTCAGGAACAGCGCAAGGCTTAAAGGATAATAATACAGGTACAGTTGTTTGGGCTGTTGAACCTGAAGAATCTGCGTTGATTTCAAAGGGGAGTTCGGGATCGCACAAAATTCAAGGTATCGGAGCCAACTTTATTCCTGATAATTATGATGCTTCTGTTATCGATGAAGTAGTTACCGTATCAAGTGAAGATGCTTTGGCAATGACGCGTCGATTAGCAAATGAATTTGGTATTTTAGCTGGAATTTCTGCTGGAGCTAATGTGACAGCGGCTCTTCGTTTAGCAAAATCTCTAGGGTCTGGCAAAAAAGTTGTGACAGTCTTACCGGATACGGGCGAACGTTACCTTTCTGTAGGAATTTTCAATGCTTAA
- the cysE gene encoding serine O-acetyltransferase, with product MLNTIKFWWEEAQWVYEQDPSCKSVWQALLLFPGLKARRYHTLSHWFYQRGHYFIARYLSERASRKTGIEIHPGATIGNHLFIDHGTGVVIGETVIIGDRVTIFHGVTLGGTGKTKGVKRHPTVEDDVIIGAGATVLGDVTLHRKSKIGAGAVVLKSVPENVTAVGIPAVFYPKKDVPQAVVPIEWMI from the coding sequence ATGCTTAATACAATAAAATTTTGGTGGGAAGAAGCGCAATGGGTTTATGAACAAGATCCGTCTTGTAAAAGTGTTTGGCAAGCATTATTGCTTTTTCCTGGGTTGAAGGCAAGACGTTATCATACATTATCACATTGGTTTTATCAAAGAGGTCATTATTTTATTGCACGGTATCTATCTGAACGAGCGAGTCGTAAGACAGGTATTGAAATTCATCCAGGTGCAACTATTGGTAATCATTTGTTCATCGACCATGGGACAGGGGTTGTGATTGGTGAGACAGTGATTATCGGTGACCGGGTTACTATTTTTCATGGGGTCACACTCGGTGGTACTGGCAAGACAAAGGGCGTGAAACGGCATCCAACAGTTGAAGACGATGTAATTATCGGTGCAGGTGCGACTGTTTTAGGTGATGTCACTTTACATCGGAAGTCAAAGATTGGAGCTGGAGCTGTTGTATTAAAATCTGTGCCAGAAAATGTGACCGCAGTAGGTATTCCGGCTGTGTTTTATCCTAAAAAAGATGTACCTCAAGCGGTTGTGCCAATTGAATGGATGATTTAG
- the nrdH gene encoding glutaredoxin-like protein NrdH, which produces MKNVTVYSKPNCMQCNFTKKFLDDNAIDYTMIDVYEDDTALTKVKELGFQSLPVVVIDGEEPFFGFRPDRLESLTA; this is translated from the coding sequence ATGAAAAATGTAACAGTATATTCAAAACCGAACTGTATGCAATGTAATTTTACAAAGAAATTTTTAGATGATAATGCCATTGATTATACGATGATTGATGTGTATGAAGATGATACGGCGTTAACAAAAGTAAAAGAATTAGGGTTCCAATCATTACCTGTTGTTGTCATTGATGGGGAAGAACCGTTCTTTGGTTTTAGACCGGATCGTTTGGAAAGTTTGACTGCGTAA